The following nucleotide sequence is from Patescibacteria group bacterium.
CCACGGTCTCCCTGGGAACCGTGTCCGGAACAAATGCCTGGAAGACATTCACCAAAGTCGTCACCATCCCCGCGGGTGTGACCTCCATGTCCTTGCGCCAAGTGCTTCGGCGCACAGGTACTTTGGATGTAGATGCGTACTCCTTCAGCCTGCACGTCACAACCCCAACAACCCCAAACTTGATTGCGAACGGCGATTTGGAAAGCCTAACGCCTGGCACGCCTTCTCAGCCGCTATCGTGGACGACGGGATACTGGGGTACGCTCACGCCAGTCTTCACGTATCCCGTGGCAGGGAAGACCGGCAACGGCGCAAAAGTGCAGGTGACCAGCTACACCTCCGGTGATGCCAAGTGGGTGTTCAACCCCGTGGCCACCTCCGGTGGGAAGACGTACACGATCGCCTTTGACTACGCTGCAAACGTGGCGACGAACGTGTCCATTGAGTTTCACATGACTGATGGTTCGTACACTTACGCCTGGTTGGGTGACCCTGCAGCCAGCGCTGCCTGGACGACCTTCAACAGCCAGTTCACCTCCCCGGCTGGTTCGGACTCCTTCACCGTTTTCCAATCCCTGGTGAGCGTGGGGACGTTGACTATTGATAACTACGTTGCCATGGATATCACCTCTGGTGCGCTGAACTTTGCCAACGGGATGATCACCCTGGACTTCGACGACACAATTTTGGATCACTACACGGTGGCTCGGCCAATTCTTAATGCCGCTGGTATCAAGGCTAGCTTCTTCGCTATTACAGATCCAAGTGTTGGCATTGGTTCAGATGGGTACATGACCTGGACCCAGGTGCAGCAGCTCCAAGCTGACGGTCACGAAATTGGCGCACACACCCGTACGCATGCTGATCTGGCCTCGCTGACTTTGGCACAGGCGCAGGCAGAAATTGTCGGTTCCAAAGCAGACCTGGCAGCGCGCGGCATTACAGCAACGAGCTTTGTGTACCCTTATGGCGTGCACAATGCCGCCATTCGGCAGATGGTGCAAGACGCAGGCTTCACCAGCGCCCGGAGCGTGAGCGATGGGTACAACTTCCCGGGCTCCAACAAGTTTGCCTTGCTGGACAAGCACGTTGAGTCCACCACCACGCTGGCGGATGTGCAGGGCTGGATTAACCAAGCCAAAGCCAACAAGACCTGGCTGATGCTGGAATTGCACGAGCAGACCAACACCCCCGGGCCAGACACGGGTGTGTACTACAACACCCCAGCAATGCTGCAGAATATCGTCAACGCGATTACTGCCAGCGGGATTCAGGTAGTGACCCAAGCGCAAGGTCGAGCCTTGATGAATCCGTAATTGTTGCAACAATTTTCCCACGAACCCGGCCACATGGTCGGGTTTTTGGTACATTACGAATTACGAAATAAAGATACGAAAATACGTCCGGCGAAGCCGGATCCGGCTCCGCCGGAAATTATGAAAAGAAAGGAGTTACGCCCCGCGGTGTGAGGTCCCGCAGCTCGACCAGGGATTATTGAACGGGAGGTAGAGGTGTGGAGGCTCGTTAGGTTGGAGGGTGGAGGTTTGGGATGGGGAGGGAGGGGTCTGTGAAAATTTGGCTTGATTTGAAGCAATCTAGATTTTTGTAGTACAGACTTTGGGCCAGTAAGGGTTACCCCTCCTAACCCCGGGGTGCTTCCGATGGGTCGCACCCGCCTGCTGGCCCCCTTGGAAAGGGGAGGACAGATACAAACAGACTTGGTCTGTAATGAACCGCAAACTCCTCCCCTCCTTTTGAAGGAGGGGGGAGGGGGAGGTAACCCTGATGGGGAAGACTAAGGTGCAAAGAACCAGGAGCGCAAGAAGAACACGTTTGGC
It contains:
- a CDS encoding polysaccharide deacetylase family protein is translated as MKKVLAVLSVLALTIAVLPLRPSAAVAAGVNLVLNPSFETGTTSPTSWSKVNGSSRNRATFTYPATPAFDGAKAARITVTTYKSGDIGWASANFPVTAGLQYDLSVSSKSGVSSTVLAVYKRAGGVSSTVSLGTVSGTNAWKTFTKVVTIPAGVTSMSLRQVLRRTGTLDVDAYSFSLHVTTPTTPNLIANGDLESLTPGTPSQPLSWTTGYWGTLTPVFTYPVAGKTGNGAKVQVTSYTSGDAKWVFNPVATSGGKTYTIAFDYAANVATNVSIEFHMTDGSYTYAWLGDPAASAAWTTFNSQFTSPAGSDSFTVFQSLVSVGTLTIDNYVAMDITSGALNFANGMITLDFDDTILDHYTVARPILNAAGIKASFFAITDPSVGIGSDGYMTWTQVQQLQADGHEIGAHTRTHADLASLTLAQAQAEIVGSKADLAARGITATSFVYPYGVHNAAIRQMVQDAGFTSARSVSDGYNFPGSNKFALLDKHVESTTTLADVQGWINQAKANKTWLMLELHEQTNTPGPDTGVYYNTPAMLQNIVNAITASGIQVVTQAQGRALMNP